From a region of the Panicum virgatum strain AP13 chromosome 2K, P.virgatum_v5, whole genome shotgun sequence genome:
- the LOC120695100 gene encoding uncharacterized protein LOC120695100 has translation MRTMLFGCFGLGGGEAAEAGSGSKCGAENKNGNFPGLTAFSPLTTCSWVPRVLLLLPAPVAGRGGGGFFCCYLLRSLCPRSRSRTYIGFTVNPRRRIRQHNGEIASGAWRTRRGRPWEMVLCIHGFPSNVAALQFEWAWQHPIESLAVRKAAAEFKSLGGIGNKVKLAYTMLNLPSWENLNLTVNFFSSKNIKFTAGCLSLPTQMKTVVCAMEDLQCSTDGPSSEEDDLSQEPHDRQEEEDGFSPDPQERQEEDSFSHDPQDQLKLSDWPQDRQELSDSPLQDERSEHYWQRMSTADQDEHCWQQPFPDPDGHSGHCWQQLLSDQDEHSGHCWQEPSFDLAQPMGAQAGIVEHDAGDSIDEFAPMEWSKIPDTRREFNGLRTSPRCSLSLSGDDCKTAVEDEPGDLSPLFMSNAAGSDDSDGHIIDGSDVVDLVTPTPVGRLRRRGCVDSICPKIIDLTSSPVVIQL, from the exons tttccgggcttgACAGCATTTTCGCCTCTCACCACCTGTTCCTGGGTACCAAGAGTTCTTCTGCTGCTACCTGCTCCGGtcgcgggccgcggcggcggcgggttcttCTGCTGCTACCTGCTCCGGTCCCTGTGCCCGCGCAGCAGGAGCCGCACCTACATCGGGTTCACGGTGAacccgcggcggcggatccgccaGCACAACGGCGAGATCGCCAGCGGCGCGTGGCGgacccgccgcggccggccctgGGAGATGGTTCTCTGCATCCACGGCTTCCCCTCCAACGTCGCCGCGCTCCAG TTCGAGTGGGCGTGGCAACATCCCATAGAATCCCTCGCCGTGCGCAAGGCCGCCGCCGAGTTCAAGTCGCTCGGCGGCATCGGCAACAAGGTCAAGCTCGCCTACACCATGCTCAACCTCCCCTCATGGGAGAA CTTGAACCTGacggtgaatttcttctcctcgAAGAACATCAAGTTCACCGCTGGCTGCCTGTCGCTGCCGACCCAGATGAAGACGGTCGTCTGCGCGATGGAGGATCTGCAGTGCAGCACCGATGGTCCCTCGTCTGAGGAGGACGACTTAAGCCAGGAGCCTCATGAccggcaagaggaggaggatggcTTCAGCCCTGATCCTCAGGAAAGGCAAGAGGAGGACAGCTTCAGCCATGACCCTCAAGACCAGCTAAAACTGTCTGATTGGCCTCAAGACCGGCAAGAACTGTCTGATTCGCCTCTCCAAGACGAACGCTCTGAACATTATTGGCAGCGAATGTCCACTGCTGATCAAGATGAACACTGTTGGCAGCAGCCATTCCCCGATCCAGATGGACACTCTGGACATTGTTGGCAGCAACTGCTCTCTGATCAAGATGAACACTCTGGACACTGTTGGCAGGAACCATCCTTTGATCTAGCACAGCCAATGGGTGCGCAAGCCGGGATTGTAGAACATGATGCTGGGGACTCCATTGATGAGTTTGCTCCGATGGAATGGAGCAAAATCCCTGACACAAGAAGAGAATTCAATGGACTAAGAACATCGCCTCGATGTTCCTTGAGCCTCAGCGGTGATGATTGCAAAACAGCCGTGGAAGATGAGCCAGGAGACTTATCCCCGTTGTTTATGTCCAATGCTGCTGGTTCAGATGATAGTGATGGCCATATCATAGATGGAAGTGATGTGGTAGACCTGGTTACCCCAACCCCAGTAGGCAGGCTGCGGAGAAGAGGTTGCGTCGACAGCATTTGCCCAAAGATCATTGATCTGACATCATCGCCTGTTGTCATTCAGTTGTAG
- the LOC120666976 gene encoding disease resistance protein RGA5-like isoform X2 encodes MDIATGAMNTLLPKLGELVVGEYKLQKGVKGEIQELEKELRSMTAALRKVAEVPVDQLDELVRIWARDVRELSYDIEDAVDTIMLQGIRHEPTMPFSIKGFIDRTINLFQMAATNHQIHNVTKDIMDQVKMVNERRKRYKIDEVSNRPIVETIDPRLEGMYTRAAQLVGIDGPKNELAKRLLEQEGLSRKQSNIISIVGFGGLGKTTLANSLLQDLKEQFDCHFFVSISFSPDIKKIFKNILVQLDENKYGHIDESWEIKLLIDKIIEFLKNRRCLCVIDDLWKELPWDTIKLALQDGNHGSKIIITTRNKAVAEYVGGGIYELKPLSTDNSRELFYKRIFESADDCPPDLSKVTGKILKKCGGVPLAIITTASLLANKPRCSVEWEKVNSSIRSGSENSHPMETMNTILRFSYNDLPFHLKTCLLSLSKYPEDQMIRKDVLVWSWIAEGFITPSGSSLQETGDGYFNELINRSLIQPVNRKDPFYVLGEMEVYACQLHDMVLELIIKLSAEEGFVTASLSDGDQAGASSLHQREIIRRLSLHNSSNTDASINERKLLSKVRSLYVFGHADLMMPSLSEFCVLRVLQLENCSGLDNNHLKDICKLYLLKFLRLQGLKVTELPESIGKLESLETLDIRGADDESVIMLPLSFGKLGKLVRLHAERVELPDGVSLENMKSLRELVGICPTLHAVTEIGKLGGLKALEIAIKEEPESSTGNWKELIGTCLQMCSSSLQVLVLRVPLRYLYFQNFMAHVPTGLRTYMCSGYFDEFPRWIDPSFSYLTVLSIRLLNVHVQPEHLDKLAELPSLRFLRIQVLGLSPRQEKLVIHSSPSAFPCLTDLRILCQLMFLKFEPGAMPKLGRLCLRFDARRTNEHFRTNNFDYGFENLPSLRHVVIVLNILALNWAEHTEAQDAIRKTINNHPNHPSLHFSY; translated from the exons ATGGACATCGCCACTGGGGCGATGAACACCCTGCTCCCTAAGCTTGGTGAGCTGGTGGTGGGCGAATACAAGTTGCAGAAGGGTGTCAAGGGAGAGATTCAGGAACTTGAGAAGGAGCTGAGAAGCATGACCGCTGCCCTCCGCAAGGTGGCTGAGGTGCCAGTGGACCAGCTTGACGAGCTGGTCAGGATCTGGGCCCGTGATGTGAGGGAACTATCCTATGACATTGAAGATGCTGTCGACACCATCATGTTGCAGGGAATCAGGCATGAACCTACCATGCCGTTCAGCATCAAGGGATTCATTGATAGGACCATCAATTTGTTCCAGATGGCTGCGACCAACCATCAGATCCACAATGTTACCAAGGACATCATGGATCAGGTCAAGATGGTCAATGAGCGTCGTAAAAGGTACAAGATTGATGAGGTATCTAATAGGCCAATTGTGGAGACAATTGATCCTCGCCTAGAAGGTATGTACACAAGGGCAGCACAGCTGGTTGGCATTGACGGTCCAAAGAATGAGCTGGCTAAGCGACTGTTGGAACAGGAGGGCTTATCGAGAAAGCAATCAAATATAATTTCTATCGttggatttggaggcttgggaAAGACAACTCTTGCCAATTCATTGTTGCAGGACCTTAAGGAACAATTTGATTGTCACTTTTTTGTCTCCATATCCTTTAGTCCTGATATAAAGAAGATTTTTAAGAATATTCTTGTCCAACTTGATGAGAATAAGTATGGCCACATAGATGAATCATGGGAAATAAAGTTGCTCATTGACAAAATTATAGAATTCCTCAAGAATAGAAG GTGCTTGTGCGTTATTGATGATTTATGGAAAGAATTGCCATGGGATACAATCAAACTTGCTTTGCAGGATGGTAATCATGGAAGCAAGATAATCATAACCACTCGCAATAAGGCTGTCGCAGAATATGTTGGTGGTGGTATTTATGAACTAAAGCCTCTTTCTACTGATAACTCGAGAGAGTTATTCTACAAACGGATATTTGAATCTGCGGATGATTGTCCTCCTGATTTGAGCAAAGTTACTGGAAAAATCTTGAAGAAATGTGGTGGCGTACCATTAGCCATTATTACTACAGCAAGCTTACTAGCTAATAAACCAAGGTGTTCAGTTGAATGGGAGAAGGTGAATAGTTCTATCCGTTCTGGATCTGAAAATAGCCACCCTATGGAAACGATGAACACGATATTAAGATTCAGTTAcaatgatctgcctttccatttGAAAACTTGCTTGTTGTCTCTGAGCAAATATCCCGAGGACCAGATGATTAGAAAGGATGTTTTGGTATGGAGCTGGATAGCAGAGGGTTTTATTACACCTTCAGGGTCAAGCTTGCAGGAGACAGGGGATGGTTACTTCAATGAGCTTATTAATAGAAGCTTGATACAGCCCGTCAACCGCAAGGATCCGTTTTATGTGCTTGGAGAGATGGAGGTGTATGCTTGCCAATTACATGACATGGTGCTTGAGCTTATTATCAAGTTGTCAGCTGAAGAAGGCTTTGTTACCGCTTCGTTGTCAGATGGTGACCAAGCAGGTGCATCTTCATTGCATCAGAGGGAGATCATCCGGCGGCTGTCCCTCCACAATAGTAGTAACACCGATGCCTCAATAAATGAAAGAAAACTGCTATCCAAAGTGaggtcactttatgtcttcggCCATGCAGATTTGATGATGCCGTCCCTGTCAGAATTTTGCGTTCTACGTGTACTGCAGCTAGAGAATTGTTCTGGACTTGATAACAATCATCTTAAGGATATCTGCAAATTGTACCTCCTGAAGTTTCTACGGCTACAGGGTTTGAAAGTCACAGAGCTCCCCGAGAGTATTGGCAAGCTGGAGTCTCTAGAAACATTAGACATCAGAGGCGCCGATGATGAGTCAGTGATAATGTTACCGCTGTCTTTTGGTAAACTAGGAAAACTGGTCCGGCTTCATGCCGAAAGAGTGGAGCTGCCAGATGGTGTGAGTCTGGAGAATATGAAATCTCTACGAGAGCTTGTAGGCATATGCCCTACCTTGCACGCCGTGACAGAGATTGGTAAACTAGGAGGGCTAAAGGCCCTTGAGATTGCCATCAAGGAAGAACCCGAGAGCAGTACTGGCAATTGGAAGGAATTGATTGGCACGTGCCTTCAAATGTGCTCCAGTTCGTTACAAGTATTGGTGCTGAGAGTTCCACTACGTTATTTGTATTTCCAGAATTTTATGGCACATGTTCCTACTGGTCTGCGGACCTACATGTGTAGTGGCTACTTTGATGAATTCCCAAGGTGGATTGATCCGTCGTTCTCCTATCTCACAGTCTTGTCCATCAGGCTACTCAATGTGCATGTACAGCCTGAGCACCTTGATAAGCTTGCTGAGCTGCCATCCCTTCGCTTTCTTAGGATACAGGTACTAGGTTTATCACCACGGCAAGAAAAGCTCGTTATTCACAGCAGTCCATCTGCATTCCCGTGTCTAACGGATCTTCGGATTTTGTGCCAGTTGATGTTCCTTAAGTTTGAACCTGGGGCTATGCCAAAGCTTGGAAGACTCTGCCTTCGCTTTGACGCTAGAAGGACCAATGAGCATTTTCGGACTAATAACTTTGATTATGGATTCGAGAACCTCCCTTCTCTCCGACATGTCGTTATTGTGTTAAACAtccttgcattaaattgggcgGAGCACACTGAAGCCCAAGATGCTATTAGGAAGACAATTAACAATCATCCCAACCATCCTTCGCTCCATTTTTCCTATTAG
- the LOC120666976 gene encoding disease resistance protein RGA5-like isoform X3, producing the protein MDIATGAMNTLLPKLGELVVGEYKLQKGVKGEIQELEKELRSMTAALRKVAEVPVDQLDELVRIWARDVRELSYDIEDAVDTIMLQGIRHEPTMPFSIKGFIDRTINLFQMAATNHQIHNVTKDIMDQVKMVNERRKRYKIDEVSNRPIVETIDPRLEGMYTRAAQLVGIDGPKNELAKRLLEQEGLSRKQSNIISIVGFGGLGKTTLANSLLQDLKEQFDCHFFVSISFSPDIKKIFKNILVQLDENKYGHIDESWEIKLLIDKIIEFLKNRSRCLCVIDDLWKELPWDTIKLALQDGNHGSKIIITTRNKAVAEYVGGGIYELKPLSTDNSRELFYKRIFESADDCPPDLSKVTGKILKKCGGVPLAIITTASLLANKPRCSVEWEKVNSSIRSGSENSHPMETMNTILRFSYNDLPFHLKTCLLSLSKYPEDQMIRKDVLVWSWIAEGFITPSGSSLQETGDGYFNELINRSLIQPVNRKDPFYVLGEMEVYACQLHDMVLELIIKLSAEEGFVTASLSDGDQAGASSLHQREIIRRLSLHNSSNTDASINERKLLSKVRSLYVFGHADLMMPSLSEFCVLRVLQLENCSGLDNNHLKDICKLYLLKFLRLQGLKVTELPESIGKLESLETLDIRGADDESVIMLPLSFGKLGKLVRLHAERVELPDGVSLENMKSLRELVGICPTLHAVTEIGKLGGLKALEIAIKEEPESSTGNWKELIGTCLQMCSSSLQVLVLRVPLRYLYFQNFMAHVPTGLRTYMCSGYFDEFPRWIDPSFSYLTVLSIRLLNVHVQPEHLDKLAELPSLRFLRIQLMFLKFEPGAMPKLGRLCLRFDARRTNEHFRTNNFDYGFENLPSLRHVVIVLNILALNWAEHTEAQDAIRKTINNHPNHPSLHFSY; encoded by the exons ATGGACATCGCCACTGGGGCGATGAACACCCTGCTCCCTAAGCTTGGTGAGCTGGTGGTGGGCGAATACAAGTTGCAGAAGGGTGTCAAGGGAGAGATTCAGGAACTTGAGAAGGAGCTGAGAAGCATGACCGCTGCCCTCCGCAAGGTGGCTGAGGTGCCAGTGGACCAGCTTGACGAGCTGGTCAGGATCTGGGCCCGTGATGTGAGGGAACTATCCTATGACATTGAAGATGCTGTCGACACCATCATGTTGCAGGGAATCAGGCATGAACCTACCATGCCGTTCAGCATCAAGGGATTCATTGATAGGACCATCAATTTGTTCCAGATGGCTGCGACCAACCATCAGATCCACAATGTTACCAAGGACATCATGGATCAGGTCAAGATGGTCAATGAGCGTCGTAAAAGGTACAAGATTGATGAGGTATCTAATAGGCCAATTGTGGAGACAATTGATCCTCGCCTAGAAGGTATGTACACAAGGGCAGCACAGCTGGTTGGCATTGACGGTCCAAAGAATGAGCTGGCTAAGCGACTGTTGGAACAGGAGGGCTTATCGAGAAAGCAATCAAATATAATTTCTATCGttggatttggaggcttgggaAAGACAACTCTTGCCAATTCATTGTTGCAGGACCTTAAGGAACAATTTGATTGTCACTTTTTTGTCTCCATATCCTTTAGTCCTGATATAAAGAAGATTTTTAAGAATATTCTTGTCCAACTTGATGAGAATAAGTATGGCCACATAGATGAATCATGGGAAATAAAGTTGCTCATTGACAAAATTATAGAATTCCTCAAGAATAGAAG CAGGTGCTTGTGCGTTATTGATGATTTATGGAAAGAATTGCCATGGGATACAATCAAACTTGCTTTGCAGGATGGTAATCATGGAAGCAAGATAATCATAACCACTCGCAATAAGGCTGTCGCAGAATATGTTGGTGGTGGTATTTATGAACTAAAGCCTCTTTCTACTGATAACTCGAGAGAGTTATTCTACAAACGGATATTTGAATCTGCGGATGATTGTCCTCCTGATTTGAGCAAAGTTACTGGAAAAATCTTGAAGAAATGTGGTGGCGTACCATTAGCCATTATTACTACAGCAAGCTTACTAGCTAATAAACCAAGGTGTTCAGTTGAATGGGAGAAGGTGAATAGTTCTATCCGTTCTGGATCTGAAAATAGCCACCCTATGGAAACGATGAACACGATATTAAGATTCAGTTAcaatgatctgcctttccatttGAAAACTTGCTTGTTGTCTCTGAGCAAATATCCCGAGGACCAGATGATTAGAAAGGATGTTTTGGTATGGAGCTGGATAGCAGAGGGTTTTATTACACCTTCAGGGTCAAGCTTGCAGGAGACAGGGGATGGTTACTTCAATGAGCTTATTAATAGAAGCTTGATACAGCCCGTCAACCGCAAGGATCCGTTTTATGTGCTTGGAGAGATGGAGGTGTATGCTTGCCAATTACATGACATGGTGCTTGAGCTTATTATCAAGTTGTCAGCTGAAGAAGGCTTTGTTACCGCTTCGTTGTCAGATGGTGACCAAGCAGGTGCATCTTCATTGCATCAGAGGGAGATCATCCGGCGGCTGTCCCTCCACAATAGTAGTAACACCGATGCCTCAATAAATGAAAGAAAACTGCTATCCAAAGTGaggtcactttatgtcttcggCCATGCAGATTTGATGATGCCGTCCCTGTCAGAATTTTGCGTTCTACGTGTACTGCAGCTAGAGAATTGTTCTGGACTTGATAACAATCATCTTAAGGATATCTGCAAATTGTACCTCCTGAAGTTTCTACGGCTACAGGGTTTGAAAGTCACAGAGCTCCCCGAGAGTATTGGCAAGCTGGAGTCTCTAGAAACATTAGACATCAGAGGCGCCGATGATGAGTCAGTGATAATGTTACCGCTGTCTTTTGGTAAACTAGGAAAACTGGTCCGGCTTCATGCCGAAAGAGTGGAGCTGCCAGATGGTGTGAGTCTGGAGAATATGAAATCTCTACGAGAGCTTGTAGGCATATGCCCTACCTTGCACGCCGTGACAGAGATTGGTAAACTAGGAGGGCTAAAGGCCCTTGAGATTGCCATCAAGGAAGAACCCGAGAGCAGTACTGGCAATTGGAAGGAATTGATTGGCACGTGCCTTCAAATGTGCTCCAGTTCGTTACAAGTATTGGTGCTGAGAGTTCCACTACGTTATTTGTATTTCCAGAATTTTATGGCACATGTTCCTACTGGTCTGCGGACCTACATGTGTAGTGGCTACTTTGATGAATTCCCAAGGTGGATTGATCCGTCGTTCTCCTATCTCACAGTCTTGTCCATCAGGCTACTCAATGTGCATGTACAGCCTGAGCACCTTGATAAGCTTGCTGAGCTGCCATCCCTTCGCTTTCTTAGGATACAG TTGATGTTCCTTAAGTTTGAACCTGGGGCTATGCCAAAGCTTGGAAGACTCTGCCTTCGCTTTGACGCTAGAAGGACCAATGAGCATTTTCGGACTAATAACTTTGATTATGGATTCGAGAACCTCCCTTCTCTCCGACATGTCGTTATTGTGTTAAACAtccttgcattaaattgggcgGAGCACACTGAAGCCCAAGATGCTATTAGGAAGACAATTAACAATCATCCCAACCATCCTTCGCTCCATTTTTCCTATTAG
- the LOC120666976 gene encoding disease resistance protein RGA5-like isoform X1 yields the protein MDIATGAMNTLLPKLGELVVGEYKLQKGVKGEIQELEKELRSMTAALRKVAEVPVDQLDELVRIWARDVRELSYDIEDAVDTIMLQGIRHEPTMPFSIKGFIDRTINLFQMAATNHQIHNVTKDIMDQVKMVNERRKRYKIDEVSNRPIVETIDPRLEGMYTRAAQLVGIDGPKNELAKRLLEQEGLSRKQSNIISIVGFGGLGKTTLANSLLQDLKEQFDCHFFVSISFSPDIKKIFKNILVQLDENKYGHIDESWEIKLLIDKIIEFLKNRSRCLCVIDDLWKELPWDTIKLALQDGNHGSKIIITTRNKAVAEYVGGGIYELKPLSTDNSRELFYKRIFESADDCPPDLSKVTGKILKKCGGVPLAIITTASLLANKPRCSVEWEKVNSSIRSGSENSHPMETMNTILRFSYNDLPFHLKTCLLSLSKYPEDQMIRKDVLVWSWIAEGFITPSGSSLQETGDGYFNELINRSLIQPVNRKDPFYVLGEMEVYACQLHDMVLELIIKLSAEEGFVTASLSDGDQAGASSLHQREIIRRLSLHNSSNTDASINERKLLSKVRSLYVFGHADLMMPSLSEFCVLRVLQLENCSGLDNNHLKDICKLYLLKFLRLQGLKVTELPESIGKLESLETLDIRGADDESVIMLPLSFGKLGKLVRLHAERVELPDGVSLENMKSLRELVGICPTLHAVTEIGKLGGLKALEIAIKEEPESSTGNWKELIGTCLQMCSSSLQVLVLRVPLRYLYFQNFMAHVPTGLRTYMCSGYFDEFPRWIDPSFSYLTVLSIRLLNVHVQPEHLDKLAELPSLRFLRIQVLGLSPRQEKLVIHSSPSAFPCLTDLRILCQLMFLKFEPGAMPKLGRLCLRFDARRTNEHFRTNNFDYGFENLPSLRHVVIVLNILALNWAEHTEAQDAIRKTINNHPNHPSLHFSY from the exons ATGGACATCGCCACTGGGGCGATGAACACCCTGCTCCCTAAGCTTGGTGAGCTGGTGGTGGGCGAATACAAGTTGCAGAAGGGTGTCAAGGGAGAGATTCAGGAACTTGAGAAGGAGCTGAGAAGCATGACCGCTGCCCTCCGCAAGGTGGCTGAGGTGCCAGTGGACCAGCTTGACGAGCTGGTCAGGATCTGGGCCCGTGATGTGAGGGAACTATCCTATGACATTGAAGATGCTGTCGACACCATCATGTTGCAGGGAATCAGGCATGAACCTACCATGCCGTTCAGCATCAAGGGATTCATTGATAGGACCATCAATTTGTTCCAGATGGCTGCGACCAACCATCAGATCCACAATGTTACCAAGGACATCATGGATCAGGTCAAGATGGTCAATGAGCGTCGTAAAAGGTACAAGATTGATGAGGTATCTAATAGGCCAATTGTGGAGACAATTGATCCTCGCCTAGAAGGTATGTACACAAGGGCAGCACAGCTGGTTGGCATTGACGGTCCAAAGAATGAGCTGGCTAAGCGACTGTTGGAACAGGAGGGCTTATCGAGAAAGCAATCAAATATAATTTCTATCGttggatttggaggcttgggaAAGACAACTCTTGCCAATTCATTGTTGCAGGACCTTAAGGAACAATTTGATTGTCACTTTTTTGTCTCCATATCCTTTAGTCCTGATATAAAGAAGATTTTTAAGAATATTCTTGTCCAACTTGATGAGAATAAGTATGGCCACATAGATGAATCATGGGAAATAAAGTTGCTCATTGACAAAATTATAGAATTCCTCAAGAATAGAAG CAGGTGCTTGTGCGTTATTGATGATTTATGGAAAGAATTGCCATGGGATACAATCAAACTTGCTTTGCAGGATGGTAATCATGGAAGCAAGATAATCATAACCACTCGCAATAAGGCTGTCGCAGAATATGTTGGTGGTGGTATTTATGAACTAAAGCCTCTTTCTACTGATAACTCGAGAGAGTTATTCTACAAACGGATATTTGAATCTGCGGATGATTGTCCTCCTGATTTGAGCAAAGTTACTGGAAAAATCTTGAAGAAATGTGGTGGCGTACCATTAGCCATTATTACTACAGCAAGCTTACTAGCTAATAAACCAAGGTGTTCAGTTGAATGGGAGAAGGTGAATAGTTCTATCCGTTCTGGATCTGAAAATAGCCACCCTATGGAAACGATGAACACGATATTAAGATTCAGTTAcaatgatctgcctttccatttGAAAACTTGCTTGTTGTCTCTGAGCAAATATCCCGAGGACCAGATGATTAGAAAGGATGTTTTGGTATGGAGCTGGATAGCAGAGGGTTTTATTACACCTTCAGGGTCAAGCTTGCAGGAGACAGGGGATGGTTACTTCAATGAGCTTATTAATAGAAGCTTGATACAGCCCGTCAACCGCAAGGATCCGTTTTATGTGCTTGGAGAGATGGAGGTGTATGCTTGCCAATTACATGACATGGTGCTTGAGCTTATTATCAAGTTGTCAGCTGAAGAAGGCTTTGTTACCGCTTCGTTGTCAGATGGTGACCAAGCAGGTGCATCTTCATTGCATCAGAGGGAGATCATCCGGCGGCTGTCCCTCCACAATAGTAGTAACACCGATGCCTCAATAAATGAAAGAAAACTGCTATCCAAAGTGaggtcactttatgtcttcggCCATGCAGATTTGATGATGCCGTCCCTGTCAGAATTTTGCGTTCTACGTGTACTGCAGCTAGAGAATTGTTCTGGACTTGATAACAATCATCTTAAGGATATCTGCAAATTGTACCTCCTGAAGTTTCTACGGCTACAGGGTTTGAAAGTCACAGAGCTCCCCGAGAGTATTGGCAAGCTGGAGTCTCTAGAAACATTAGACATCAGAGGCGCCGATGATGAGTCAGTGATAATGTTACCGCTGTCTTTTGGTAAACTAGGAAAACTGGTCCGGCTTCATGCCGAAAGAGTGGAGCTGCCAGATGGTGTGAGTCTGGAGAATATGAAATCTCTACGAGAGCTTGTAGGCATATGCCCTACCTTGCACGCCGTGACAGAGATTGGTAAACTAGGAGGGCTAAAGGCCCTTGAGATTGCCATCAAGGAAGAACCCGAGAGCAGTACTGGCAATTGGAAGGAATTGATTGGCACGTGCCTTCAAATGTGCTCCAGTTCGTTACAAGTATTGGTGCTGAGAGTTCCACTACGTTATTTGTATTTCCAGAATTTTATGGCACATGTTCCTACTGGTCTGCGGACCTACATGTGTAGTGGCTACTTTGATGAATTCCCAAGGTGGATTGATCCGTCGTTCTCCTATCTCACAGTCTTGTCCATCAGGCTACTCAATGTGCATGTACAGCCTGAGCACCTTGATAAGCTTGCTGAGCTGCCATCCCTTCGCTTTCTTAGGATACAGGTACTAGGTTTATCACCACGGCAAGAAAAGCTCGTTATTCACAGCAGTCCATCTGCATTCCCGTGTCTAACGGATCTTCGGATTTTGTGCCAGTTGATGTTCCTTAAGTTTGAACCTGGGGCTATGCCAAAGCTTGGAAGACTCTGCCTTCGCTTTGACGCTAGAAGGACCAATGAGCATTTTCGGACTAATAACTTTGATTATGGATTCGAGAACCTCCCTTCTCTCCGACATGTCGTTATTGTGTTAAACAtccttgcattaaattgggcgGAGCACACTGAAGCCCAAGATGCTATTAGGAAGACAATTAACAATCATCCCAACCATCCTTCGCTCCATTTTTCCTATTAG